The following coding sequences lie in one Desulforegula conservatrix Mb1Pa genomic window:
- a CDS encoding DUF4911 domain-containing protein, producing the protein MRTIPYYYRVDRREIAFLRFIVEAYEGIAVLSTVDQRNGIVVLHVPPGCEEAVSGLIGDLSSSMRLESVDME; encoded by the coding sequence ATGAGAACCATTCCATACTATTACAGGGTGGACAGGCGGGAAATCGCTTTTTTAAGATTTATAGTCGAGGCATATGAGGGGATTGCTGTTCTTAGCACTGTTGATCAGCGTAACGGTATTGTTGTCCTTCATGTTCCTCCGGGATGTGAAGAGGCTGTTTCAGGGCTGATTGGCGATTTGTCGTCGAGTATGCGTCTTGAATCAGTGGATATGGAATAA
- a CDS encoding ABC transporter substrate-binding protein — MFYNYFPKASQTIKNLQKTALFTMIFFICISTCSFAADPGISKNEILIGQSCALSGPAAGLGKSYLAGADAYFKSINDSGGIKGRKIKLISADDGYEPEKCKQNTTKMIETDKVFMLFGYVGTPTAKAVLPVVEQSKIPFFAPMTGAEALRKPFSKYVFNIRASYLKETKELVDRLINEKKLRKIAVFYQDDDFGKSGFDGVKAAMEQYGEKIIATGTYTRNTIAVEKAVKDISSKAPDAIIMIGTYEPCAEFIKEMRVLKSKALFLNISFVGSEILADKLREKGEGIGTIISQIVPFPNYMKMPIVKDFNDIFEKYNKGKDVDSIGFEGFIAAKTLCKILSEMPESMTREDFIKTAESQQIDLGGFNISFDHTNHQGSNLVFLTQIGPGGYLTRLENLYLMYEYSMENPY, encoded by the coding sequence GTGTTTTATAATTACTTTCCCAAAGCCAGCCAGACAATAAAAAATCTGCAAAAAACAGCCCTTTTCACCATGATCTTTTTTATATGCATAAGCACCTGTTCCTTTGCTGCGGACCCTGGCATATCTAAAAATGAAATACTGATAGGACAATCATGCGCACTTTCAGGCCCGGCTGCTGGACTTGGAAAAAGCTATCTTGCCGGTGCTGATGCATATTTCAAAAGCATTAATGATAGTGGCGGGATAAAAGGACGAAAAATAAAACTCATTTCAGCGGACGACGGTTATGAGCCTGAAAAATGCAAACAAAACACAACCAAAATGATAGAGACAGATAAGGTATTCATGCTTTTCGGATATGTGGGAACTCCAACAGCCAAAGCCGTTCTTCCAGTCGTAGAGCAGTCAAAAATCCCTTTCTTTGCTCCGATGACAGGCGCAGAAGCCCTGCGCAAACCTTTCAGCAAATACGTTTTCAATATACGGGCAAGTTATTTGAAAGAGACTAAGGAGCTCGTTGATAGACTGATAAATGAAAAAAAGCTGCGCAAGATAGCAGTTTTTTATCAGGATGACGACTTTGGCAAATCTGGATTTGACGGTGTAAAAGCGGCCATGGAACAATATGGCGAAAAAATTATCGCAACAGGGACTTACACCAGAAATACAATAGCAGTTGAAAAAGCTGTAAAGGACATATCCTCAAAAGCTCCTGATGCAATAATAATGATCGGCACATACGAGCCTTGCGCTGAATTTATCAAGGAAATGAGAGTTCTTAAAAGCAAAGCCCTTTTTCTGAACATCTCATTTGTGGGCAGCGAAATCCTTGCCGATAAACTCAGGGAAAAAGGAGAAGGCATTGGCACCATAATAAGCCAGATAGTTCCGTTTCCTAATTACATGAAAATGCCAATTGTCAAGGATTTCAACGACATATTTGAAAAATACAATAAAGGCAAAGATGTCGATTCCATAGGATTTGAAGGATTTATTGCAGCAAAAACCCTTTGCAAAATCTTGTCTGAAATGCCAGAAAGCATGACAAGGGAAGATTTTATCAAAACAGCCGAATCTCAGCAGATAGATCTCGGTGGTTTCAATATCAGTTTCGATCACACAAATCATCAGGGCAGCAACCTGGTTTTTCTCACC
- the recJ gene encoding single-stranded-DNA-specific exonuclease RecJ yields MNKNTIYIARKIKKLYMVIMNYSWVIKKPDPNHIQHLCRVLQCAPATAAVLLNRNLAGLRDINTFLNPSLTNLRPPESIKDMDIAVSRLENAIKNNEKVLIFGDYDADGITSTALLYSFLSATGITPDYYIPHRISEGYSLKPEHIKMLAGSNKPDLIVTVDCGSSSADAISLAKANGIDVIITDHHLVSEVPTDAVAVINPKRPDCSSGLEHLAGVGVAFYLAIALRSRLRKTGFWEHLKEPNLKAYLDMVAIGTIADLAPLTDENRIFTKTGIEVINSGKNIGIKALATASGSLQTVTAGDIAFRLAPRLNAAGRMEHASIGFDLLLADCPNRAASIAKELSRLNSTRQEVENSIFEDICHLIERDSDDFNRPSIVMGSETWHLGVLGIVASKLVQKYNKPAVLIAWKGETGKASARTAQDIDLYNAIKNCSEVLESYGGHAQAAGLSLNKNNMKQFISMFDDAVIEQLGKTGGKPKELNIDYELNFEDINDRLLDELARLEPFGANNPSPIFMAKNIKMFNHITTSKNHTRMQAAQNGRSSKSISATLFAQNRPSDSPPAYCRQIAFRIGWNQYGGTKKPQMTIEAFD; encoded by the coding sequence TTGAATAAAAACACCATATATATTGCCCGCAAGATCAAAAAGTTATATATGGTGATTATGAATTACTCATGGGTGATAAAAAAACCTGATCCGAATCACATTCAGCACCTTTGCAGAGTTTTGCAATGTGCTCCTGCCACTGCGGCAGTCCTCCTCAACAGAAATCTGGCTGGCCTACGAGATATCAACACATTCCTGAATCCAAGCCTTACGAATCTAAGACCGCCTGAGAGTATCAAAGATATGGATATCGCGGTATCAAGACTCGAAAACGCCATAAAAAACAATGAAAAAGTCCTTATTTTCGGGGATTACGACGCGGATGGCATTACCTCCACAGCTCTTCTTTACAGCTTTCTGTCTGCAACAGGTATAACTCCGGATTATTATATTCCGCATAGAATTTCAGAAGGCTACAGCCTGAAACCCGAGCACATAAAAATGCTTGCTGGCAGCAACAAACCAGATTTGATCGTTACTGTGGACTGCGGTTCATCAAGTGCTGACGCAATAAGCCTTGCAAAAGCAAACGGTATTGATGTGATTATAACAGATCATCATTTAGTTTCTGAAGTCCCGACTGACGCTGTTGCAGTTATAAATCCCAAGAGGCCTGACTGTTCTTCAGGTCTTGAACACCTCGCTGGAGTGGGAGTTGCATTCTATCTTGCCATTGCCCTTAGATCAAGATTGAGAAAAACAGGTTTCTGGGAGCATCTTAAGGAACCCAATCTCAAGGCATATCTCGATATGGTGGCCATCGGAACCATAGCAGATCTTGCCCCACTTACTGATGAAAACAGAATATTCACAAAAACAGGCATAGAAGTAATAAACAGCGGGAAAAATATAGGTATAAAAGCACTTGCAACAGCATCTGGAAGTCTGCAGACAGTAACAGCCGGAGACATAGCATTCAGGCTTGCGCCAAGACTCAATGCCGCAGGCCGCATGGAACATGCCAGCATAGGATTCGATCTTCTCCTTGCAGACTGCCCAAACAGGGCTGCATCCATAGCCAAGGAGCTCAGCAGGCTCAACTCAACAAGGCAGGAAGTTGAAAACAGTATATTTGAAGATATCTGTCACCTGATAGAAAGAGATTCGGATGATTTTAATAGACCAAGCATAGTCATGGGATCTGAAACATGGCATTTGGGCGTACTTGGAATCGTGGCATCAAAACTCGTTCAGAAGTACAACAAGCCAGCCGTACTCATTGCATGGAAAGGAGAAACCGGCAAAGCCTCGGCCAGAACAGCCCAGGACATAGATCTTTACAATGCAATAAAAAACTGTTCTGAAGTTCTGGAAAGTTATGGAGGCCATGCCCAGGCAGCTGGTTTGTCACTAAATAAAAACAATATGAAACAATTCATTTCAATGTTTGATGACGCAGTTATTGAACAGCTCGGAAAGACGGGTGGAAAACCCAAAGAGCTGAATATAGATTACGAGCTTAATTTTGAAGATATAAATGACAGGCTTCTTGACGAGCTGGCAAGGCTGGAGCCATTTGGAGCAAACAACCCGTCTCCCATTTTCATGGCTAAGAATATAAAAATGTTCAACCATATTACAACATCAAAGAATCACACAAGAATGCAGGCGGCACAGAACGGAAGATCGTCCAAATCCATCAGCGCAACCCTGTTTGCCCAAAACCGCCCATCGGACAGTCCGCCCGCATACTGCCGCCAGATTGCGTTCAGAATAGGCTGGAACCAATATGGAGGGACTAAAAAGCCACAAATGACAATAGAAGCTTTCGATTGA